One Desulfovibrio aminophilus genomic region harbors:
- a CDS encoding 2-oxoacid:acceptor oxidoreductase subunit alpha, whose product MNGPDINIVIGGEAGQGLVTVGDTLSRALTRAGYEIVVTQDYMSRIRGGHNTFAIRTGPDPVSAPTVDIDILVALDQESVDLHAGQLTARGLIVAGDDLRLPDAPCLRVPYRRLAPKPLYDNVAALGVLGSAVCNDLSILERLVSEAFEKKGPEVVEANLSVLRAAYAWVREQEHPFACMPPAPADAGPRIMLNGNEAIALGALAGGCDFLSFYPMTPGTSVALALIDKGRETGLVAEQAEDEIAAVNMALGAAYAGARAIVSTSGGGFALMCEGVSLAGMLELPVVIVVAQRPGPATGLPTRSEQADLNLVLYAGHGEFPRAVFAPGGVEDCFYLTHRAFELAERYQSPAFVLTDQFLADSYRSVAPFDLDALPEPPEHLLRPEEGRAYKRYRITEDGVSPRAIPGFSEALVVSDSDEHTEDGKLTEDLSVRTAMQDKRLRKGYGLIEEAVPPDYYGPDRPDLLLVCWGSTLGAALETLRRLEGRRTRAAVLHFRQVWPLNGRQFLPFLEEAARVVMVEGNSTGQLAALIRQETGFLIDNLILRYDGLPFTAAFILAGLGSLDA is encoded by the coding sequence ATGAACGGACCGGACATCAACATCGTCATCGGCGGCGAAGCCGGGCAGGGGCTGGTGACGGTCGGCGACACCCTGTCCCGGGCCCTGACCCGCGCCGGATACGAGATCGTCGTCACCCAGGACTACATGTCCCGCATCCGGGGCGGCCACAACACCTTCGCCATCCGCACCGGGCCGGACCCGGTGTCGGCCCCCACGGTGGACATCGACATCCTGGTGGCCCTGGACCAGGAGAGCGTGGACCTGCACGCCGGGCAGCTCACGGCCCGGGGGCTCATCGTGGCCGGGGACGACCTCCGGCTGCCCGACGCGCCCTGCCTGCGGGTGCCCTATCGCCGCCTGGCCCCCAAGCCGCTCTACGACAACGTGGCGGCCTTGGGCGTGCTCGGCTCGGCCGTCTGCAACGACCTGTCCATCCTGGAGCGGCTCGTGTCCGAGGCCTTCGAGAAGAAGGGCCCGGAGGTGGTCGAGGCCAACCTCTCCGTGCTCCGGGCGGCTTACGCCTGGGTCAGGGAGCAGGAGCACCCCTTCGCCTGCATGCCGCCCGCGCCGGCCGACGCGGGCCCCCGGATCATGCTCAACGGCAACGAGGCCATCGCCCTGGGCGCGCTGGCCGGAGGCTGCGACTTCCTGTCCTTCTATCCCATGACCCCGGGCACCTCCGTGGCCCTGGCCCTCATCGACAAGGGCCGCGAGACCGGGCTGGTGGCCGAGCAGGCCGAGGACGAGATCGCGGCCGTGAACATGGCCCTGGGCGCGGCCTATGCCGGGGCCCGGGCCATCGTCTCCACCTCGGGCGGCGGCTTCGCCCTCATGTGCGAGGGCGTGAGCCTGGCGGGCATGCTCGAACTGCCCGTGGTCATCGTGGTGGCCCAGCGTCCCGGCCCGGCCACGGGCCTGCCCACCCGCAGCGAGCAGGCCGACCTGAACCTCGTGCTCTACGCCGGGCACGGCGAGTTTCCCCGGGCCGTGTTCGCCCCCGGCGGGGTGGAGGACTGCTTCTACCTGACCCACCGGGCCTTCGAGCTGGCCGAGCGCTACCAGTCCCCGGCCTTCGTGCTCACGGACCAGTTCCTGGCCGATTCCTACCGCTCCGTGGCCCCCTTCGACCTGGACGCCCTGCCCGAGCCGCCGGAACACCTGCTTCGGCCGGAGGAGGGCCGGGCCTACAAGCGCTACCGGATCACCGAGGACGGGGTGTCGCCCCGGGCCATTCCCGGGTTCTCCGAGGCCCTGGTGGTCTCGGACTCCGACGAGCACACCGAGGACGGCAAGCTCACCGAGGACCTGTCCGTGCGCACGGCCATGCAGGACAAGCGCTTGCGCAAGGGTTACGGGCTCATCGAGGAGGCCGTGCCGCCGGACTACTACGGCCCGGACCGGCCCGACCTCCTGTTGGTCTGCTGGGGCTCGACCCTGGGCGCGGCCCTGGAGACCCTCCGGCGCCTGGAGGGGCGCCGGACCCGCGCGGCGGTCCTGCACTTCCGGCAGGTCTGGCCGCTCAACGGACGGCAGTTCCTGCCCTTCCTGGAGGAGGCCGCTCGGGTGGTCATGGTGGAGGGCAACTCCACTGGCCAGCTGGCGGCCCTCATCCGCCAGGAGACCGGCTTTCTCATCGACAACCTGATCCTGCGCTACGACGGCCTGCCCTTCACCGCCGCCTTCATCCTGGCCGGTCTGGGCTCGCTGGACGCCTGA